From the Polaribacter huanghezhanensis genome, the window TCAATCTTTGGCGTTGGCAAATCAATTAGAAAAAAATAAATGGGAAACTAGAATTGTAGGATTTGATGCAACTGATTTTCATAAAGAAACAGAGTATGATTACATTCATTTAGAAGATATTTCGTTACAAAGTATTTTAACACTTCAATTAGAAAAAACAGAAGGAATTATTTTAATGTTAAGTGATGAAAAAAACTATCAACTGGCAGAAATCATTTACGAAAACATTGGCACAGCAAATGTGGTTGTTCGCTTAAATAAAAGAGAAAATTTTGATAAATTCCATAAACTAGGAGCTTTAATTATAGAACCAGCAACCGCATTGGTAAGTTTGTTAGATCATTTTGTGCGTTCTCCGAATGCTACTTCTCTCTTACTTGGCATGGACGAAGGTCAAGATTCTATGGATATTGAAATCAGAAATCAAGATATCCACGGAATGCGTTTACGTGATTTACGTTTGCCTTCAGACGTGTTGGTTTTATCGGTAAAAAGAAAAGGGCAATTGTTAGTTTCTCACGGTTATACCCGATTGCGTTTGGGTGATATTATGACCTTGGTAGGTTCTGAAACCAGCTTAGAAGAATTAAAATTTAAGTTTGATACTTAATAAATAAGATAAAAGACCGCTTTGCTTTTAGCAAAAAAGATGAATGACTAAATATATTGTTTTTATGAAAAAAATAATTACATATTGCATACTACTACTCTCTTTTGCCTGTTTCTCTCAACAAAAAAACACAAAAAAATATAGTTTGCGTAAATACGCACATGTAAAATCTTTTTACAAAGGAATGTCTAAAAAAGCTACTACATTATGCTTAGACAATAATATTCCGCCTGCAGCATTATTAGCTATTACAGGTTTAGAATCTGGTTGGGATAGCGGTTATATTGGGCAAATTACAGGAAACATTTTAAGTTTAGGAACCAGAAGAGGCGATACAGAATTGCCTGCTTTACGTTTGCCAAGGGCACTAAAAACAAAAAAGATTTTATTTGATTCTTTAGAGATTCTAAAGTATTCTAAAAAGGAATTAAAATGGGAAAATAGACCCGAAAGTTTAAAAAAAGATTACCGTCCAAAATCGATTGCTGGCACAAAATATAAATTGGGATATTTTAAACACAATCCAACAGCAAAAGCAAATGCTCATGTGGCAAATATTAAAGATTTTGTTACTGTATTTATCGGAAGAAAAAGCAGGATAAAAGCATATCGAGAAACTCGTAAAAAAATGGATGCTTTGGTTGCTAAACATGGCAAAAGCATTTTACTCAAAGAACAAACTGCTATTGATTTTATCAACGGAATTGGCGGAAAATTGAACTCGTATAATTATAGAAAAACGTGGCCTAAAAAAGTGATTTACATCATTAAAAATGCTGGATTAACATCACTTACAAAACAATTAAACAAAGGAGTTTCTTTTGATAAAAGTTGGAGCAATTAAAATTCTAATGTCTTTCCTAAATACATTAACATATTTCCTTTTTCTACATTCATTTTTTCTGAATACGAAGAAATAATATGTATCACACCATCGTTGCTTTTTACAAATACTGGAATCGAAGCAATTTCTGCATTTAACTTTCCAATTTTAGTAATATAATCTTCATTAGAAAGTATTTCTACTTCGTTAACTTTTGGATTCTCTCTTACAACTTCACTTAAATTAATAAAATCATCGGTATGAGAAAACAAGCCAATTTCAGGAGTTCCATCTGGGTTTTTCATTTCGTCTGATGAAATTAAACGAAACGCTCCTTGTTCGCCAAAATGTTTTTTATATTTTGATAAAGCATATTCATTTACAACAGAACTTCCGGTTAAAGACATTAAATAGCCAATATCATTTAGTTCTATGTTTTCCGATAAATCATCGTCATAAACACTTGCTTCAATTGCTTCTAAATGCATTGCTTCTGCTTTTTTAATATGATTTGGATTGCTATCAATCAACACTACTCTTCTATCGTTTTGCTTCAAATAAGAAGCAATTAAACGCGAAGCTGGCGAAGCACCAATAATTAAAATTCCGTCTGATGAAGTTAAAAATACACCAACAATTTTAGCAAAAACTCGTGCAGTTGTTGCGTTTAATAAAACGGTTCCGAGTACAATCATAAATACCAAAGGCGTAATGTATTCTGCGCCTTCAACTCCTTGTTTCAATAATTTACTTCCAAATAAAGATGCAATTCCTGCCGCTACAATTCCTCTTGGACCAACCCAACTGATAAATAATTTTTCATTAACTTTTAATTTCGAATTATGCGTACTTAAAAAAACTGCTAACGGTCTAATTACAAAAACGATAACTGCAAATAAAACACCCGTTTTCCAATTATACAACAGCATTAAATCTTTAATATCAATATTTGCTGCAAGCAAGATAAACAGAATAGAAACGAGTAAAAGACTTAGCGATTCTTTAAAATACAATAACTCTTTGATGTTTTTTAATTTTCCGTTTCCTAAAACCATTCCCATAACAACCACCGCTAATAAACCAGATTCGTGCGCAAAAACTTCTGACTCCACAAAAACCAATAATACGGTTGATAATGATACGACGTTTAATAAATAATGTGGAATTAATTTTTTATTGATGACGAATGCCAGCGCATGTGCAAAGGTAAATCCGAAGGATGTTCCGAATAATAATATTTTACCAAATTCCATAAAAGCAGTTTTTGTAAAACCGCTATCGCCACCAACGCTTATAAATTCAAAAACCAACACAGCAACTAAAGCTCCAATTGGATCAATTAAAATTCCTTCCCATTTTAACACGGCAGAAACATCTTTCTTTAATGGAATATTTCTTAGAATTGGTGTAATAACTGTAGGTCCTGTAACGATTATCAACCCAGAAAAAAGAAAGGAAATTTCCCAACTTAAATGAAAAAGATAATGTGCTAAAACTCCAGCTCCAAAAAAGGTGACTGCAGAGCCAATGGTAATTAATTTTGTAATTGAAGGTCCAACATTTTTAATTTCATCGCGTTTCAAGGTCAATCCGCCTTCAAAAAGGATTACACTAATTGCAAGAGAAACAAAATAATACAAACCATCTCCAGGAAATAATCCTTTTTTACCATTCCAAATAGGTTCAATCCATTTAGAACCGTCTTCGGTCAAGAATTCAGCTGCAATTGGCCCAACAAATAAACCAATTAATATTAATGGTAAAATTGCTGGAATTTTAAATTTCCACGCAACCCACTGTGCTAATATTCCTAAAATAATTATTCCTGCTAATTCTATCATAGTTCACAAATATAGAAACGGAAAGATAAAAAAAAAAGAAGTATCTCAAGACAATCTACCATTAAATAATCATTAGTTTTGTAATTCAATATTTCAACAATTTATGTTAGGATTACAGTTTGAAACCGAAACTTCTTGGGCAGAAATAGCCAAAGATAATTTACAGCAAATATTAACAGATCATGCATTCTTAGAACAAAAAGCGGCTTCAAATGCAGTTTCTTTGATTATCAATTATTCTGAGGAAACAAAATTGGTACAAGCAATGAGCAAAATTGCCATTGAAGAAATGGAGCATTTTAAAATGGTACACGATTTTATGGTAAAACGTGGAATGGTTTTAGGACGAGAACAAAAAAACGATTATGCTATTCAACTGATGAAATTCTTCAAAAAAACGGGTGACAGAAAAGAAGCATTAATTCAGCGTTTATTAATTGCTGCGTTGATTGAAGCGAGAAGTTGCGAACGATTTAAAGTGTTTTCTGAAAATATGGAAGACAAAGAGTTATCAAAATTCTATAAAGATTTAATGATTTCTGAAGCCAATCATTATACTGTGTTTTTAGGTTTTGCTCGCGAATATGAAGAAAGAAAAACTGTTGACAAACTATGGTGTTCTTTATTAAAGTTTGAAGCAGAAATGATGAGAAATCGTGGAACAGAAGCGAAAGTTCATGGGTAAAATCCCATCTTAATCTTCCCAAAGGGAAGAAATTTTCACTCTTGAATTTGAAACTAATAAAAATAAATGTTTAGTAAAGAAGAAGCTGCACAACTTAGAAAAGACTTTTGGATTGCTTTCGGAAAATCATTTCCTAGAAAATGGATCAAATACAATACACAAATTAAAGGTTTTTCTTTTAAGTTTGTTGCAGAACGCAAACAAGCAATGGTTGTGTTGGATATTGAACATCCTTATGAAATACAGAACGAATTGTTGTTTGAGCAACTCCATTCTTTAAAATCAATTTTAACTGAACAATATCTTTCTGAAGTGATTTTTGATAAGCAATACGAATTAGATTCTGGTAAAATTATTCATCGTGTTTATGTAAAATATCCAAATAAATTTAGCATTTACAATAAAAATTCTTGGCAAGAATGTTTTGAATTTTTTGTCAAAAGCATGGAACAGTTTGAGTTGTTCTTTTACGAATACGAAGAGTATATCAAACAAGCGATATAATATACATCTTTAGTTTTGTCATTCCTGCGGAAGCAGGAATCTAAACGACACAAAATAAAAGCTCCGAAACTTTCAATAAAACAAATTCTTCATAAATAAGCTTGCGTTAAGGATTGCAGTGGAAATCCTTTTTATGTCAGTTTGAGTATCACGCCAAAGCATGATGTATCGAGAACAAATAAAAAGATTGCAATGAAAAGCCTGACCTTACGTAGCTTTTGCGAAGTAAGGGAACGCCCAGCTTTTTATTATTATTTTATAAACTGAATGCTAAAAGGATAATTTGGCGCTTCGTTATTGTTTGCTCTGATGGCATTTATAACTGGAAAAATCAAGTAGAAAATTCCGATAATAATAAATCCAACAATTCCTAATCCTAAAAATAAAATTAAAGGAATACAGATTAAAATGTAAATAAACATTGAAATTCTAAAGTTTAAAATTGCTTTTCCGTGTGTATCCATTCCGTAAACTTCATCTTTCTTTACAATCCATAAAATTAATGGAACAATAAATCCACCAATCCTAGAAACAAAATCTAATAACTGGCTTAAATGTGTTAATACGAGTAATTGTTTGTTTTCTTTCATCTTGATAAATTTTAGTAGTTGATCTATTAATAAGACTACAAAAATTGTGTTTTGTTACAAAATTTGAGTTTTTCAAACTAATTTAACTACGTATATTTGTGCCATGATTCAAAACGATACTATTATTGCGTTGGCCACTCCATCTGGAGTTGGAGCTATTTCTGTGATTCGTCTTTCTGGCGAAAAATCGATTGAAATTGTGGATGCTTTTTTTCAATCTGTAAAAAAAGGAAAAATATTAGGCAATCAGAAATCGCACAGCATTCATTTAGGTCATATTATAAGTAATGACGTACTCTTAGATGAAGTATTAGTTTCCGTTTTTAAGAATCCAAATTCGTATACTGGCGAAAATATCATCGAAATTTCGTGTCACGGTTCTGTGTTTATTCAGCAAGAAATTATACAATTGTTTTTGAAAAATGGTTGTAGAATGGCAGATAATGGCGAGTTTACCATGCGTGCTTTCTTAAATGGAAAAATGGATTTATCGCAAGCAGAAGCTGTGGCGGATGTAATTGCTTCAAATTCGGCTGCAAGTCATCAAATGGCGATTCAGCAAATGCGTGGCGGAATTACCAATGAATTGAAAGAATTACGTACGCAATTGTTAGATTTTGCTGCTTTGATAGAATTAGAACTCGATTTTTCTGGTGAAGATGTTGAGTTTGCTGATAGAACAAAGTTTAAGGAATTGGTTGCACAAATTACTTCGGTCTTAAAACGTTTGATTGATTCGTTTGCTTTTGGAAACGCCATGAAAAACGGAATTCCAGTTGCCATTATTGGCGAGCCAAACGTTGGGAAATCAACCTTGTTAAACACACTTTTAAACGAAGAAAAAGCCATTGTTTCTGAAATTGCAGGAACCACTCGTGATGCTATAGAAGATGAACTCATTATTAATGGTGTTGCATTTCGCTTTATTGATACTGCCGGAATTAGAGAAACGGAAGATATTGTAGAAAGTATCGGAATTAAGAAAGCCTACGAAAAAGCAGAAAATGCGCAGTTGATTATCTTTATTATAGATCCGAGAGAAGAAAAAAGAAAAAAGAGAAAAGAAGAAATTTTATTGATTCAAAATCGCTTTCCAAATAAACGATTACTTGTTGTTGCCAATAAAATAGACTTAATCTCTTCTGAAGAAGCTGCTGTTTTAAAAAATGAGATTGAAAATTTAATTCCATTATCCGCAAAAAATAAAACAGGAATTGACATCTTAACCAACGAATTGACTTCATTAGTAAATACTGGCGCTTTAAGTAATAACGAAACCATTGTTTCTAATTCACGTCATTTTGAAGCTTTAAATAATGCTTTAGTAGCCATTACTTCTGTACAACAAGGTATTGATTTAGAAATTTCTACCGATTTATTTTCTATTGATATCCGTGAATGTTTGCGTCATCTTGGGAACATTACTGGAGAATATGATGTTGACAAGGACATTTTAGGACATATCTTTTCTAATTTTTGTATCGGAAAATAAAACAAAAGGTCTTTAATTATTAAATTTAAGAAAATTGCCTATTGCCACACAGGGTATTAGTAACCATCTTTGTAGTGTAGCATTTCAATACAAATAAATCCTACTGATTTACCCCCTAAACATTATATATAAAAAGCTAAACCGCCCCCGAGTTTAGCTTTTTTTTATGCGATATGTTTTTTTAGATTTAGAACACCTTTATTATCAACAACAAAAAACAATTATAAAAATTAAGAAAATTGCTTATCGATACATTCAGTAATATTAACTATTATTGTAGTGTACTAATTTACACAAACTAATTATTCACATAAACTCCCCCGTTATGAGAAAAATATTATTTGGTTGTTGCCTTATACTTACAATCTTTAGTTATGGTCAAAACAATATCGAAATATCTCTACAACAAGATTTAAGACTATTCTTAGTTGGAGATCAAAAAGGAAATGCTCCTTTAACCACAAACATTTTATCTAAAATTGAAGTTCCTATTTACAAGCTTCAAAAAAGCCACTTAGCAACTTATATATCTCTAGAGTATGCCGACCTCATCGGAAAAAACTTCAAAAGATATGCTATAGGTGCTGGATATGTTGTTAAAAGCTTTTATAGAAAAATTGGTGCTGGTATCTATTTAGATTATGGAAAAATTTACAGACAAGAAGAAAGTTTTTCTAGCTTTAGCCTAAGTGGAGAACTTAATTTTAGAATAAACGATAAACTAAAATTTATTTGTACACAACAACTTACAAAAAGAAAAGATTTAAAAGTTTTATACAACTCTAAAAATGAATATGTTATAAGCGGTTTTATAGGTCTAAAATATGGTCTATAAATCAAAATCAGTTCTTATTTTTATAAAAATTAAGAAGATTGCTTACAGGGTCTTTCTACAACATTAACTATTTTTGTAGTGTACTAAATGCAAATAAAAAAAATACACATATCCCTAGTGTTATATAAAAAAGCTAAACTGCCCCCAGGTTTAGCTTTTTTTTATGCGAAATATTTAGAGAAATTTATAATTTTTTTAGCCAGAAGAAAAAGCTTTTTAGTTTAGTGTTTTAAGAGTATCTATTAGATTGTCAAAGTCTTTAGACTTATCAAAAAAAGCAAAAGCACCATAACTAAAACAAATTTGTTTTAGTTCTATACACGTAGTAAAAACATGAACTTTTATTGTAATCTATTTTTCTTTAAGCCATTTTAATAGCTCTATACAATTTCCATCTGGTAAACTCAAATCAAGTACAACTAATTTAAATTTAATTGTATTAAAAGTTAAAATTGCTTCTTGTAAAAATTCGGTTAAAAAACGTCTTTTATGCCACTAACTTCTTAACTGCATTAACAATTTTTTTCCTATAAAAAGGTTGTTCTCTACAATTAGTAAGTTGTTTAGTTCTGATTCCATCTGATTTTTAATTATAGGGGAGAAAATAAATAAACTGAATCATGAAGATAGGTTATTTTTATAGAGTTTCATATTACTGAAACAGCTATTCTAAAAGGAAAGAAAAAAAAGATATAAGTTAAATGAGAATGATCTTTTAGTTTACAATGTAGTTAACCCTTCTTGAATAGCATATTTTGTTAATTCAGAAATGGTATATACATCTATCTTTTTCATTATATTATTTCTATGAACATCAATAGTTTTTGAACTTAAAAACAAGATTTCTCCTATTTCTTTAGAAGAATTACCTTCTGCAATTAATTGTAAGACCTCTTTCTCTCTAAAGCTCAATTGTTTTTTCTCTAGATTTTCACTTTTATTTAGCGAAGCAATAATTTCTTGATTGATATCCTTTGACAAGTATTTTCTATTTTGCATTACTGTAATAATGGCTGCAATTAATTCTTCTGAATCTCCATCTTTTAACAAATATCCTAAAGCACCTGCTTTAAACATGCTTTGAATAAACTGTCTACCGGAGTGCATAGAGGCACCTATTATTTTTATATCTGGATGGTTCTTATGAATTTGACTCGCAGCTTCTATACCATTTAAACCAGCCATTGCTACATCCATAATAACAACATTTGGCAGCAGTTTTGAACATTTTTGTATAGCTTCCCTACCGTTAGAAGCTTCTCCAATTACATGCATATTAGCTTTTTGCTCTATAATA encodes:
- a CDS encoding tRNA-(ms[2]io[6]A)-hydroxylase, with product MLGLQFETETSWAEIAKDNLQQILTDHAFLEQKAASNAVSLIINYSEETKLVQAMSKIAIEEMEHFKMVHDFMVKRGMVLGREQKNDYAIQLMKFFKKTGDRKEALIQRLLIAALIEARSCERFKVFSENMEDKELSKFYKDLMISEANHYTVFLGFAREYEERKTVDKLWCSLLKFEAEMMRNRGTEAKVHG
- the mnmE gene encoding tRNA uridine-5-carboxymethylaminomethyl(34) synthesis GTPase MnmE → MIQNDTIIALATPSGVGAISVIRLSGEKSIEIVDAFFQSVKKGKILGNQKSHSIHLGHIISNDVLLDEVLVSVFKNPNSYTGENIIEISCHGSVFIQQEIIQLFLKNGCRMADNGEFTMRAFLNGKMDLSQAEAVADVIASNSAASHQMAIQQMRGGITNELKELRTQLLDFAALIELELDFSGEDVEFADRTKFKELVAQITSVLKRLIDSFAFGNAMKNGIPVAIIGEPNVGKSTLLNTLLNEEKAIVSEIAGTTRDAIEDELIINGVAFRFIDTAGIRETEDIVESIGIKKAYEKAENAQLIIFIIDPREEKRKKRKEEILLIQNRFPNKRLLVVANKIDLISSEEAAVLKNEIENLIPLSAKNKTGIDILTNELTSLVNTGALSNNETIVSNSRHFEALNNALVAITSVQQGIDLEISTDLFSIDIRECLRHLGNITGEYDVDKDILGHIFSNFCIGK
- a CDS encoding DUF4870 domain-containing protein, which gives rise to MKENKQLLVLTHLSQLLDFVSRIGGFIVPLILWIVKKDEVYGMDTHGKAILNFRISMFIYILICIPLILFLGLGIVGFIIIGIFYLIFPVINAIRANNNEAPNYPFSIQFIK
- a CDS encoding DUF4268 domain-containing protein; the encoded protein is MFSKEEAAQLRKDFWIAFGKSFPRKWIKYNTQIKGFSFKFVAERKQAMVVLDIEHPYEIQNELLFEQLHSLKSILTEQYLSEVIFDKQYELDSGKIIHRVYVKYPNKFSIYNKNSWQECFEFFVKSMEQFELFFYEYEEYIKQAI
- a CDS encoding response regulator, with protein sequence MEEIKILLVDDHKLLRDGLRNIIEQKANMHVIGEASNGREAIQKCSKLLPNVVIMDVAMAGLNGIEAASQIHKNHPDIKIIGASMHSGRQFIQSMFKAGALGYLLKDGDSEELIAAIITVMQNRKYLSKDINQEIIASLNKSENLEKKQLSFREKEVLQLIAEGNSSKEIGEILFLSSKTIDVHRNNIMKKIDVYTISELTKYAIQEGLTTL
- a CDS encoding cation:proton antiporter; protein product: MIELAGIIILGILAQWVAWKFKIPAILPLILIGLFVGPIAAEFLTEDGSKWIEPIWNGKKGLFPGDGLYYFVSLAISVILFEGGLTLKRDEIKNVGPSITKLITIGSAVTFFGAGVLAHYLFHLSWEISFLFSGLIIVTGPTVITPILRNIPLKKDVSAVLKWEGILIDPIGALVAVLVFEFISVGGDSGFTKTAFMEFGKILLFGTSFGFTFAHALAFVINKKLIPHYLLNVVSLSTVLLVFVESEVFAHESGLLAVVVMGMVLGNGKLKNIKELLYFKESLSLLLVSILFILLAANIDIKDLMLLYNWKTGVLFAVIVFVIRPLAVFLSTHNSKLKVNEKLFISWVGPRGIVAAGIASLFGSKLLKQGVEGAEYITPLVFMIVLGTVLLNATTARVFAKIVGVFLTSSDGILIIGASPASRLIASYLKQNDRRVVLIDSNPNHIKKAEAMHLEAIEASVYDDDLSENIELNDIGYLMSLTGSSVVNEYALSKYKKHFGEQGAFRLISSDEMKNPDGTPEIGLFSHTDDFINLSEVVRENPKVNEVEILSNEDYITKIGKLNAEIASIPVFVKSNDGVIHIISSYSEKMNVEKGNMLMYLGKTLEF